TTATCTTTCATTGCTTTTTCGTAGTCTGCATCTTCAGATTTTAATTCGCCATCTTTGTTTTTGTAATCGTAGTTAGCTTTAGTAATTTTACCATCTTTAACTTCGATTGACATGAAACCTTTCCAGCCTTTGTCGTCGAAATTCTTTTCTTCTAATTTGTAAGTACCATCAGTCATAGTACCGTCAGTTTTAGCTGTTTTCTTTGTTTCTGTTTGTTTTGTGTCTGTGCTCTTCTTGTCTTTGCTGCTGTCGTCGCTACTACCGCAACCTACTAGTAATAGACTTGAAGCCATTACTACGGTAATACCCATTGCTACTTTTTTCAATTTCATATTTGCTCCCACCTTTTGGTTTATTATAACTTTGTTTGTGATTTCGTGAACACAAACCGATAGTCTGCGAAAGCGATATCACTTTTACAATACAAATGATACCATCAGCGTCCGGTTTTGTCTACTGTAATTCTAAAGACATAATTCATCTAATTTTCAAAATAATGACTATTGATATACAAAAGATGGCTTAAACCAACCTTTTCTAGCAAAATAGCAAACAAAAATGTCTAACATCCTATGTTAAACAAGGACTTTTAGCCTGCTTAATTATGTAACATTTGCACAAAGTCCTATTTTTCAAATTTAGATTAGAATTGTTCTTTACTATCTAGACATTAGTGGGAGGTTTCTGTTAAACTATGATAGGTTATAATAATACTGTGGGGAATTTTGGACTCATTTTATTTTTGTGAATAAACTTACAAGGAGTTGAGGAAGCATATGCCTGAAAAGAATATCGTTTTAATTGGGGCAGGATATGCAGGTGTACACGCTGCTAAGAAATTAGCTAAGAAATACAAGAAAGACAAAGACGTTAATATTACATTAATCGATCGTCATTCGTACCATACAATGATGACTGAACTACATGAGGTTGCTGGTGGTCGTGTTGAACCAACTGCAATTCAATATGATTTACGTCGCTTGTTTAATAGAACAAAAGTTAATCTTGTAACTGATAACGTGACACATGTAGATCATGATAAAAAAGTTGTAACAACAGAGCACGGAAGTTATCCGTTTGATTACCTAGTACTTGGTATGGGCGGAGAACCTAATGATTTCGGGACTCCTGGTGTTGGCGAAAATGGCTTTACACTTTGGTCTTGGGAAGATTCTGTTAAATTACGCAATCATATTGAAGAAACTGTAACAAAAGCATCTCGCGAACAAGACGTTGAAAAACGTAAAGCAATGTTAACATTCGTTGTTTGTGGATCTGGATTTACTGGTATCGAAATGGTTGGGGAACTTTTAGAATGGAAAGATCGTCTTGCTAAAGATAACAAAATTGACGCATCTGAAATTAAACTAGTTGTAGTAGAAGCTGCTCCAACAATCCTAAACATGCTTGAAAGAAGAGACGCTGACAAAGCAGAACGTTACATGGTTAAAAAAGGTATTGAAATCATGAAAAATGCTGCTATTGTTGAAGTTAAACCTGAAAGCATCGTACTTAAATCTGGCGAAGAACTTCCAACAAACACATTAATTTGGACTGCTGGTGTTCGCGCTAACTCTGATACAAAAGATTACGGTATGGAATCTGCTCGCGCAGGTCGTTTGAAAGTAAACCAATATATGGAAGCTGAAGGTCTTAAAGACGTTTATGTCGTTGGTGACCTTGCTTACTTTGAAGATGAAGAAGGCAAGCCAACTCCGCAAATCGTTGAAGGTGCTGAACAAACTGCATTAACTGCAGCGAAAAGCATCATCGTTGAAATGAGCGGTACTGGCGAGAAAGAACCATTCCAAGGTAAATACCATGGTGTAATGGTTTCTATCGGAGCTAAATACGGTGTTGCTCACCTTGGTGGAATGCACTTATCTGGTTGGTTCGCTATTTTAATGAAACATATGGTTAACTTGTATTACTTCTTCGGTATCCGTAGTGGTTACTACATGTGGCAATATATCATGCATGAATTCTTCCACATTAAAGACCACCGCAATATTTTCCGTGGTTGGACTTCTCGTTACGGTAACGTACTTTGGGTTCTTCCTTTACGTGTATATCTAGGTTGGTTCTGGATTGACGAAGCTCTTTCTAAAATCTACGGTGAAACTACATGGGATAAAGTAAGTATTACAAACTTAAAACCTTTATTTAACGGTATCGGTTCTGACTCTTGGTTAACTGCAACTAGCTCTAAAATGCCATTCGAATGGCTACAAACTGCTGCTACATCTGGCGCAAGTCAAGCTGCCGGTGATGCTGCTGGGGCTGCTGCAACAAACGTAACTACTCCAATTCTTAGTCATATGCCTGGCTGGTTTGAATGGATTATGAAACTTCTAATGCCAAACCTTGACGTTGCTCTAGTAATGCAAAAAGTTGTACCTTTTGTTGAACTTGCAATTGGTCTTGCTATGGTAGTTGGTCTATTCACTTGGCTTGTAAGTATCGGAAGTGCTGGATTCCTAGTAATGTTTACACTAAGCGCTATGCTTGGTTGGGACAAATTCTGGGCATTACCAGCTTCTATCGCACTTCTAAATGGCGCTGGACGCACATTTGGTCTTGATTATTGGGCTGTTCCTTGGTTCCAAAAACATCTTGGTCATTGGTGGTACGGTAAGCCGAGGTCCGTTTACAGAGACAAGTAAATTAGTTAGTTAAATTTTAAATAAAAACTCGGGAGTGCATCCAAAAGCCAGTTTTGGCATAGGAGGTGCTTCCGTTTTTATTATTTGTTGATTTCTTAAACTTTTTCCTATTATATTTAGGCATTATCCTTTAAAATAGGATTTGTACATGACATTTTGAAAGGAGGCAATACGGTGAAGAAGTATCTTTCTATGGTGAAGCGTTGGGATATTATTATTATTTTATCTCTTTGTATACTCTCCTTTTTGCCGATTGCTATTTTTTCATATGTAAAAGCGAATGAACCGGCTCCTGCTAATGGAAAAAAAGAGCTTGTCGCGGTTATTTCTGTGGATAGTAAAGAATATAAAACTGTTACGCTCACTGGACATAAAGGAACGGAAAGCTTTGATGTGAAACAACCAGATGGACATACTAACACGATTGAGGTTTCAGGGGAAGAAATCCGAATTAGTAAAGCGAACTGTAACGATCAAGTATGTGTTCGGACTGGGGCAATTGATAAACAAGGCGATACGGTCGTTTGTCTTCCACATAAGTTAGTAATTGAAGTAAAAGCGAGTGACGGGAGTTCAGGCGATTCAGATGATCCGATTATCTCTTCCTGACCTTATCCTCTAATAGATAGGAAAGTGTTTCTATGACAAAAAACAGACGATTAGTATATATAGCACTTCTGGCTGCTCAAGCGGTTGTCATTAGTTTACTCGAGCGGGCTATTCCGTTTCCATTTGCGTTTGCTCCTGGGGCGAAACTTGGTCTTGCTAATATTATTACGTGTATATCGCTTTATACGTTATCGGCAAAAGATACATTTATGATAATCTGCATTCGATTAGTTTTATCCACTTTGCTTGGTGGGACTATTTCGACCTTTATGTATAGTGCGGCGGGAGCTATCTTGAGTTTTCTTGGGATGTGGCTCGTACAACAACTTGGGCCGAAACGCGTGAGCATCATTGGCGTTAGTGTTACCGGTGGGATTTTACATAACGTTGGACAGCTCGTGATTGCAAGTTGGATTGCTGGCACTTGGTCCGTTATGCTTTATTTGCCAGTATTATCTTTCATCGGCATTCTTTCTGGGATTGCGGTTGGGATTGCAGCAAATTACCTACTGAAAAACGTCCAAACTTTGCGGATGTTCGCTGATGCTAAACAAAGTCAAGCAGCACAAAAATAACTTTAGAAAAAGGAGTTCAATATGCAACTTCATGCTATGTGGGATGAGTATCCTGCACTTTCCAAAGATTTACAAGAAGTCTTACAAACGATTGAAAAAAATATTCAAATTCGCGATAAACACGTAGAACAAAACGTAAAAGATTTGATTCACGCTGGTGGAAAATTACTGCGCCCTGCTTTTGCGCTTCTTTCTGCGCAAGCTGGTCCTGATTATGATAAAGACCGCGCTGTTTCGATTGCTGCTGCACTTGAAGTACTTCATATGGCGACGTTGATTCATGATGATGTCGTTGATGATTCTCCATTACGCCGCGGGATCCCGACAATTCATTCTAAATATGGTCGTAATTATGCTGTTTATACAGGCGATTATTTATTCTGCATCTGTTTCAAAATTCTATCCGCACATGCTTCTTCCGTGGAGAACATTGAATTTAATAGTAAAAATATCGAAAAAATCTTAATGGGCGAACTAGACCAAATGCGTACGAGCTACAAAATGAATGTAACTGTTCGTGAATATTTGACGCGTATTTCTGGTAAAACAGCACAATTATTTGCACTTAGTTGTTACTCCGGTGCAACAGGTAGTAAAGCAACACGCATGACAGTTGCAAAATGTTATAATATCGGGCATTACCTTGGCATGGCTTTCCAAATTATTGACGACGTACTGGATTACACAAGTACGGATGAAGGCCTTGGCAAACCCGTTTTAAATGATATGAAACAAGGTATTTATTCTCTGCCACTTATTTATGCAATGAAAGGTCACTTGGCTGAATTCGAGCCACTTCTTTCTCAAAAACTAGATATGACGGATGAAGCTTCCGAACAAGTTTTAGCACTTATTTCTAAGTATAAAGGTGTCGAACAGGCATTCAAACTTGCCAACAAATATACGAATAAAGCGCTTCGCGAAATCAAAAAACTACCAGCTGGCACGTATCGTGATGATATGTACCGCTTGACGAAAAATATTTTAGATCGAGATATCTAAACCGTTTAGAACATTGCTCCTTACATTTTGAGTTTTGTTCTAAATTTTGGAACTCATTGTGAAAATACAAACATGAAAGCGTGATTAACGTGATTCGATTTTTTAAAATAGTTACACCGATACTCTTATCTTTTTCTCTCGTCGCTTGTGGTTCTGCAAGTGGTAAAACGGAGAAAATTACTGCGCCAATTGAGAAAGACCGTAATTTATCGATGGTCGTAACGACGGATGTTCATTACTTTGCGCCATCACTAACCGACAATGGAAAAGCTTTTGAAAAATATGTGGCTGCGGGTGATGGGAAACAGTTAGCTTATAGCGATGAAATAACCGATGCTTTTTTAGCGGATGTTGAGTCCAAAAAGACAGACGTTCTTATTATTAGCGGCGACCTTACGAACAACGGTGAAAAAACAAGTCATGAGGAGTTAGCCAAAAAACTTACTCAAGTAGAGAAAACTGGGACGCAGGTTTTTGTTGTTCCGGGTAATCATGACATTAACAATCCTTGGGCTCGCAAATTTGAAAAAGATAAGCAGTTACCAACCGACACTATATCACCAACTGATTTTAGTAAAATTTATAGTGATTTTGGATATGAAGATGCTATTTCAACTGATGAGTTTTCGCTGAGCTATTTAGCAGCTCCTTCTTCCAAAGTATGGCTACTAATGTTAGATACGGCTATTTATAAAACAAATATGCAGCAAGGAAATCCCACAACGGAAGGCGGACTAACAGCCGGAACATTAGATTGGATAAAAGAAAGCAGTGCGCTTGCTAAGAAAAATGGCGCTAAGCTTATCCCTGTTTTGCATCATAATTTAACTGATCATAATGATGTCATCCAAAAAGGTTATACTATTAATTATAATCAACAAGTGATTGATGCTCTTACGGAAGGCGCTATGGATTTTTCTCTAAGTGGTCACATCCATACGCAAAATATCCGCTCTGCGAAAAGCACAGATGGCAAAGAAATCACCGATATCGTAACCAATGCACTTTCCGTTTTCCCGCATAAATATGGCAATATTACTTATAGTGCCAAAAACAAAAACTTCACGTATCAATCGCAAAAGTTAGATATGGAAGCTTGGGCAAAAGCGCAAGGCTCTACGGATGAAAACTTGCTTAATTTTGATCAATTTGATTACGAAACTTTTTATAATAGTGGCTATGATAAAGCAATGATGGATTTAATGACCGATGAATCTTATGATAAATACAACCAAGCAGATAAGGAAAAAATGGCAGATACGATGGGATTAAATAACATGTATTTCTTCGCTGGAACTGCCCCTCCAAAATCTGATGGTATGGCTTTATGGGATTCCGCACCGAATTCATTTTTGAAAGATTACGTTTTAAGTTCGTCTAATCCACCTAAGAAAAGTAATGACTATTATGTTAGTCCTTAAATAGCAAAAAACTGGTAGCCTTTTGCGGCTTACCAGTTTTTTGTATTAACTAGATGCGGCGGCTGCACTCGCTGCCGCTGCTGCACTGACTGCTGCAGCTTGTTCCATCGCAATTAAAATATGCACATTGACCATTAAACCTTCTAATTGTTCCTTACTCATTTGACCTGATTGTTTTTCCGTATATAGGCTTATTGCTAGAGCTGTAACGAATTCTCGTCCGAAGCGCAAGCCTGGTTGTTGCTGTAATTCATCAATTAAGTTCACTAACCCTGAATCGATTTTTCGCCCATCCATGACAAAAGCTAAAATTCCAATACTCGAGTAATGTAGCGGTTTTACTTTTATCCCTTTTTGGCGTAGTTCTTCTACAATATTATCTACTCTTCGAATGAATTTACTATCTTTTTCACCGTACAAAAGCGTTCCTGTTGTTGCTAAAAATTGTAAGCTGTCATTTTTGCGGAAACCTTTCGCGGCGAACTCTTGAAAATAGTACTCTGTTATTTCAGCCAATTTCGTGGTATTTTCTTCAGGAAGATTTGCTAAGAAAACAGCCGTTGTTACATCTTCACTTTTAGTCAAAAATGGATGATCTTTTTTGAAAAGTTGGTGGATCGTTTTTGCTTTTTGGGCTGTCTTTGTTGGATTATCTGATTCTAGTAATAAATATGCCGCAAAGTAAGTATATTCTGTGCGCTGGAATCCTGCTTGGATTAACGTGTTATAGTTAGCAATTACTTGCTGAACGCTCTCTCGGCTGGCATTATTGTTTGCCATAAGTAATCCTACAAGAGATGCGCGAACATTTCCGTTTAGCGCAGTGAATATGCCTAATTGTCGCTTAATTTCTTTATTTATTTCACTAAATTTCTCCGGATTAACCACTTCATTATTTCCCGCAAAAAGACGAGCAATCAGAAAGCGAATTCGTTTATCAATAAAACTAACACCACTCGTTTTCACTAACTCATAGTTCTTCATCAATAATTTCGTTGCTTGTTCGCTATCAAATACATATGCTGAATCCATCGGCCACACTCCTTCTTGTTTTTTGAATTAATATTCCTCTCTGTACAAACTCAAAATAAACGCTTCAAAATTATCAGCTAGCTTCATTATTTTATAATCAGCCTCTTGATCAATATGAACGACTGCCGGCTCGCCTGTTTTTCCGCAATTTCGGTAATCCAAGAAAACCATATCATGTCCGGCTGACGGGCAATCGGCAATAGCTAAACCAACATCGGGATAACCCCACTCTTCTATCCAAAAATTTGTGTTGTGCATACCATTCAATGCAGATATCCCTTGGTTTCCTATTCCCATAATCCCAGTAATAGCTACACAATTCTCCGACCATGAACTTGGCTCTGTCGTAGGAACAGAACCGGTTGATACTATACCTCCATTTTGGGTATGGCGCATTAAGTAGATATAAGATTTAGGTAACTTATAGCCTAGTTCTGCTTCGATTGCAGCCACCCTTTGCGGCGTAGGGTATACATCTTTATAGTCATTTTCGTAATCAAACTCTAGCCAAAGCTCTGCTAGACTATACCCTTGGAAAAATGTCCCGACCTCACTAAAATATTCATCTAACTCAGCGAAAATTTGCTTAGCTTTTTCACGTTCGAACTCGACTGCTTCCAGATCTTGCATCTCTTCTAAAATCGACATGAGCTGTTGATAGATTTCGGGAAAACGTTCGCCACTTTGGTAGAGCACATCGCTAAGTAATACCGTTGCTGTAAAGATATCTCTTTTATTTTCGGTTGTCACTTCTTGTTTCCAACAAGTTTCAAGTAAACGAATCGCCTCTTTTGTTTTTCCTTTGTCTAAATAATATAATGCTTTTCTTGTTGTAAGCATATTATTCCTCCATTAACCTTAATAACTTCATTATACTAAAAAAACCCTAGGGAAACAAAAACCCTAGGGACGCTATTTTTATAAATTCATTCCAAGCAATGGAATTCGCTCATTATATTTATCAACAAGTGCTTGGTTATGTGCATCGGCATTTTCGACATTTCCACTAATAAATACTGGCGGTGTGAAGTTGTCGTTTACCATTTTTTCAATTGCTTCTGCAAAAATAGATTGCAAGATGACTGCGCCCGTTACCGTCGATGTTGGGGCAAATGCAATATCGAAATTTGCCGATTTTAGGACGGCATCACCTTTGACAGCACCGTTATCAATTACAATGTCCCCTGTATCAGATAAACGTTTTCCGGATGTGTGGCGAGATTTTTGGCTAGCGGAGTATTGGAGCGAAGTAATGACGATGACAAATGCACCTTTTTCGCGGGCAATTTCAGCAACATCAATTGGTACGGGGTTTCGCCCAGATGTTGATAACACAATCATGATATCCCCTGGACGGATATCCTCCTCTGCCATAAATGTTTTCGCATAATCATTTTTCCGTTCCAGCACAGATGACGCCGCAGCTCCTTCGTGAAGCATAAGTGGTTCATGCAAAATCGGATGAATCGCCGCAAGCCCACCTGCGCGGTAAAATACTTCTTCTGTTAAAATATGCGAGTGACCGCAACCAAATAAATGGATTACTCCATCGTTTTCGATGGACTCGGCTACCTTCGCTCCTGCTTCTTTTACATAATCAGCTTCATTATCGAGAATATTTTCTAATAAACGAACCGTAATATCGATGTAATTATTAATCATTTAATTCCCCTCCAAAGCTGCAAAAATTTTCGCGATTTCTTCTGGTTTTGTCCGACCTGTGGTTTTATCAATTGTTTTTCCAAAAATATGCGGCATATAAAAGGGAATTCCAGTAGACTTGATGGCGGTTGTTATTTCAAGGATGTTTTCAGCGCCAATCCCTCCTGCCGGCTCAATGCCATAAATACCTTTATTTGCTGCAATTTTTGTTAAATAAACTAGTTCATCTAAATATTTTGTGCCCTCAATGCTCATAAATTTGATGGACGGGATGTTGGCGGATAGACAATAATCGACAGCTTCTTCAGCGGTAATTTCGTCTCCGGAAGATAGTTTGACGATGCCGATTTTCCCGGTTGGTCGAACGAGTGCATTAGTGTATGTTTCTGGAAGTAAGTCATTTGTTAATCCCGCGGTTTCGATTGGTTGGTTAATATGACTGTTTGGGGCAAGGCGAGCAATATGAAGCACATCACGCCAGTTTTGCCAGTCTCCACCGCCACCAAGGCCAACACTGATGACTGGGGCTGTTGTTTGTAATTCTTTCACCACATTTGCGGCTTCTTCTGCTGTTTCATAGTTCGTTGCAACGATTCCCGGAACGGCAAAACCGCGAGCTGCTTCCATGACTTCCAGACTATTTTCTTTATCTTTTGCTAAAAAATTAAATAGCGCAAAATTATTCCATTTCGGTAGATTTTCGAATTTTTTCTTGTTCAAGTTTTATCAACTCCACACATGTTTTTAACGTCTTTTCAATCAAGTATTCGCCTTTTTCTGCTGTTGCTAAAGTTGCTTCTCCCAGCACTGCTGTCTTCGTGAAGTTTTGCCATGGGGTTGGTGTGAAATCCGCATCGATTGGTAAAATTGGCGGATCATCTATAGCGCGGCTCATATCTGCATTTTCTGGGGACAAGTAGAGCATGAGAGATGTTTCGATTTCACAAGCATGGATGTACGTATGATGGTTAGCTTTTCCTTCGCGCACGTCCATTGCTAATTTTTGGATATTTGGGTAAAAAATGTGCAAGATAACCATATCAGGATATTTTGCATATAGTTCGCGCGCAGCATCTTTGAGTGCCGCCATGTTGCCAAGGTGTCCACTCACTGGGACAAATAGCCGAAATCCTTGTTTATAAAGGCTTTCCCCAATTTCTACGACTACTTTTGTAACTGTTTCATTAGATAATGTTAAGCTTCCCGGGAAATCTTGCAGGCTCCATACTTGGCCGTATGGTAATACCGGAAGTACGAATCCGTCTGTTTCCGTCGCTATTTTAGCAGAATATTCTGACGCTAAAATATTGTCTGTCCCTAGTGGCAAATGCGGCCCGTGCGCTTCAACCGCTCCTATTGGCAAAATGACTGGTTTCGTTTTCGTGATTTTTGCGCCAATATCAAATGAATTTTCATCTGCATATAACACAGATTTCGCCTCCTATTTTTTAAATGTAAAACATCTTGCTGGGTTATCAACGAAGAATTTTTTGACTAATTTTTCTCCGTCAAAGCCTTTTTCGTTTGCTTCATCAATAAAGCGTGGCACCCATTTTTTGGCGATGTACTCAAGTCCTGGTCCGTGACCGTAATGTTTATAATATGTTTTGCGCGCTGTATCACCACTAACTAAAATCTGATCTTCAAAGCCTTCCGAAACTAGGTATAGAATCGCTGCAATCCGAGCGCTTTCTGGTGCGTATTTGATTTTTGCGATGCCATCGAATGACATGAATGCGCCTGTTTTGGCAACTTGCTTGTGATAATACGGGTCTAGGTTGCGATCCATATGCCCAATAGATAGATATTCTAACGGGATATTTTCTTGTTTTAAAATCTCAATTTGCTCTAAAGCCATCGTTCCCGCTTCTGTGTGAGAATGAATTGGTGCTTTTGTCTCGTGATGTGCTCTAGCAACCGCGCGTATCGTCTTTTCTTCTAGAGGTGTAATCATATTGTAGCCAGTACCAAATTTCACCTGACCGGCCTTATACGGCGTTCCTTCAAGCCCATTTTCTACTTCATTTACAACGAATTCCGTTAGTTTTTCTATAGAAGTATTTTCAATCCATTCATAATAGGTTTCAAAATCCCCAATGATTGGCTTCAGTTCTGGTTTAATTTTCCCGTCCCATAAGAAACTTT
The sequence above is drawn from the Listeria monocytogenes genome and encodes:
- a CDS encoding FAD-dependent oxidoreductase: MPEKNIVLIGAGYAGVHAAKKLAKKYKKDKDVNITLIDRHSYHTMMTELHEVAGGRVEPTAIQYDLRRLFNRTKVNLVTDNVTHVDHDKKVVTTEHGSYPFDYLVLGMGGEPNDFGTPGVGENGFTLWSWEDSVKLRNHIEETVTKASREQDVEKRKAMLTFVVCGSGFTGIEMVGELLEWKDRLAKDNKIDASEIKLVVVEAAPTILNMLERRDADKAERYMVKKGIEIMKNAAIVEVKPESIVLKSGEELPTNTLIWTAGVRANSDTKDYGMESARAGRLKVNQYMEAEGLKDVYVVGDLAYFEDEEGKPTPQIVEGAEQTALTAAKSIIVEMSGTGEKEPFQGKYHGVMVSIGAKYGVAHLGGMHLSGWFAILMKHMVNLYYFFGIRSGYYMWQYIMHEFFHIKDHRNIFRGWTSRYGNVLWVLPLRVYLGWFWIDEALSKIYGETTWDKVSITNLKPLFNGIGSDSWLTATSSKMPFEWLQTAATSGASQAAGDAAGAAATNVTTPILSHMPGWFEWIMKLLMPNLDVALVMQKVVPFVELAIGLAMVVGLFTWLVSIGSAGFLVMFTLSAMLGWDKFWALPASIALLNGAGRTFGLDYWAVPWFQKHLGHWWYGKPRSVYRDK
- the eetA gene encoding flavin-based extracellular electron transfer system protein EetA; the protein is MKKYLSMVKRWDIIIILSLCILSFLPIAIFSYVKANEPAPANGKKELVAVISVDSKEYKTVTLTGHKGTESFDVKQPDGHTNTIEVSGEEIRISKANCNDQVCVRTGAIDKQGDTVVCLPHKLVIEVKASDGSSGDSDDPIISS
- the eetB gene encoding flavinylation system FAD exporter subunit EetB, with amino-acid sequence MTKNRRLVYIALLAAQAVVISLLERAIPFPFAFAPGAKLGLANIITCISLYTLSAKDTFMIICIRLVLSTLLGGTISTFMYSAAGAILSFLGMWLVQQLGPKRVSIIGVSVTGGILHNVGQLVIASWIAGTWSVMLYLPVLSFIGILSGIAVGIAANYLLKNVQTLRMFADAKQSQAAQK
- a CDS encoding polyprenyl synthetase family protein; this translates as MQLHAMWDEYPALSKDLQEVLQTIEKNIQIRDKHVEQNVKDLIHAGGKLLRPAFALLSAQAGPDYDKDRAVSIAAALEVLHMATLIHDDVVDDSPLRRGIPTIHSKYGRNYAVYTGDYLFCICFKILSAHASSVENIEFNSKNIEKILMGELDQMRTSYKMNVTVREYLTRISGKTAQLFALSCYSGATGSKATRMTVAKCYNIGHYLGMAFQIIDDVLDYTSTDEGLGKPVLNDMKQGIYSLPLIYAMKGHLAEFEPLLSQKLDMTDEASEQVLALISKYKGVEQAFKLANKYTNKALREIKKLPAGTYRDDMYRLTKNILDRDI
- a CDS encoding cyclic nucleotide phosphodiesterase yields the protein MIRFFKIVTPILLSFSLVACGSASGKTEKITAPIEKDRNLSMVVTTDVHYFAPSLTDNGKAFEKYVAAGDGKQLAYSDEITDAFLADVESKKTDVLIISGDLTNNGEKTSHEELAKKLTQVEKTGTQVFVVPGNHDINNPWARKFEKDKQLPTDTISPTDFSKIYSDFGYEDAISTDEFSLSYLAAPSSKVWLLMLDTAIYKTNMQQGNPTTEGGLTAGTLDWIKESSALAKKNGAKLIPVLHHNLTDHNDVIQKGYTINYNQQVIDALTEGAMDFSLSGHIHTQNIRSAKSTDGKEITDIVTNALSVFPHKYGNITYSAKNKNFTYQSQKLDMEAWAKAQGSTDENLLNFDQFDYETFYNSGYDKAMMDLMTDESYDKYNQADKEKMADTMGLNNMYFFAGTAPPKSDGMALWDSAPNSFLKDYVLSSSNPPKKSNDYYVSP
- a CDS encoding DUF4003 family protein, which codes for MDSAYVFDSEQATKLLMKNYELVKTSGVSFIDKRIRFLIARLFAGNNEVVNPEKFSEINKEIKRQLGIFTALNGNVRASLVGLLMANNNASRESVQQVIANYNTLIQAGFQRTEYTYFAAYLLLESDNPTKTAQKAKTIHQLFKKDHPFLTKSEDVTTAVFLANLPEENTTKLAEITEYYFQEFAAKGFRKNDSLQFLATTGTLLYGEKDSKFIRRVDNIVEELRQKGIKVKPLHYSSIGILAFVMDGRKIDSGLVNLIDELQQQPGLRFGREFVTALAISLYTEKQSGQMSKEQLEGLMVNVHILIAMEQAAAVSAAAAASAAAASS
- a CDS encoding SMI1/KNR4 family protein encodes the protein MLTTRKALYYLDKGKTKEAIRLLETCWKQEVTTENKRDIFTATVLLSDVLYQSGERFPEIYQQLMSILEEMQDLEAVEFEREKAKQIFAELDEYFSEVGTFFQGYSLAELWLEFDYENDYKDVYPTPQRVAAIEAELGYKLPKSYIYLMRHTQNGGIVSTGSVPTTEPSSWSENCVAITGIMGIGNQGISALNGMHNTNFWIEEWGYPDVGLAIADCPSAGHDMVFLDYRNCGKTGEPAVVHIDQEADYKIMKLADNFEAFILSLYREEY
- a CDS encoding SIS domain-containing protein, giving the protein MINNYIDITVRLLENILDNEADYVKEAGAKVAESIENDGVIHLFGCGHSHILTEEVFYRAGGLAAIHPILHEPLMLHEGAAASSVLERKNDYAKTFMAEEDIRPGDIMIVLSTSGRNPVPIDVAEIAREKGAFVIVITSLQYSASQKSRHTSGKRLSDTGDIVIDNGAVKGDAVLKSANFDIAFAPTSTVTGAVILQSIFAEAIEKMVNDNFTPPVFISGNVENADAHNQALVDKYNERIPLLGMNL
- a CDS encoding KDGP aldolase, which codes for MNKKKFENLPKWNNFALFNFLAKDKENSLEVMEAARGFAVPGIVATNYETAEEAANVVKELQTTAPVISVGLGGGGDWQNWRDVLHIARLAPNSHINQPIETAGLTNDLLPETYTNALVRPTGKIGIVKLSSGDEITAEEAVDYCLSANIPSIKFMSIEGTKYLDELVYLTKIAANKGIYGIEPAGGIGAENILEITTAIKSTGIPFYMPHIFGKTIDKTTGRTKPEEIAKIFAALEGN
- a CDS encoding creatininase family protein → MLYADENSFDIGAKITKTKPVILPIGAVEAHGPHLPLGTDNILASEYSAKIATETDGFVLPVLPYGQVWSLQDFPGSLTLSNETVTKVVVEIGESLYKQGFRLFVPVSGHLGNMAALKDAARELYAKYPDMVILHIFYPNIQKLAMDVREGKANHHTYIHACEIETSLMLYLSPENADMSRAIDDPPILPIDADFTPTPWQNFTKTAVLGEATLATAEKGEYLIEKTLKTCVELIKLEQEKIRKSTEME
- a CDS encoding phosphotriesterase, whose product is MSFIRTFYGDIAPDQLGFTYSHEHIVCVPAYWQERDADDLLLDDKEKSQLDVQDFADLGGKTIVDATAVDYGRRVLDVAQISKETGIQIVGTAGFNKSFLWDGKIKPELKPIIGDFETYYEWIENTSIEKLTEFVVNEVENGLEGTPYKAGQVKFGTGYNMITPLEEKTIRAVARAHHETKAPIHSHTEAGTMALEQIEILKQENIPLEYLSIGHMDRNLDPYYHKQVAKTGAFMSFDGIAKIKYAPESARIAAILYLVSEGFEDQILVSGDTARKTYYKHYGHGPGLEYIAKKWVPRFIDEANEKGFDGEKLVKKFFVDNPARCFTFKK